The stretch of DNA ATTCTAACAATAGCTATATTTAACAATAGCTAAATAACAATTATGTTCTTtagatttgttaaaaaaaaaaaaaaaaaaaagaagaaaaacttcACTGCCGAAAAACCAATTTTGGTTTCTAAAAACCAAAATTGGTTTCCCTGGTTTTCCAAGTCGGAAAACCAAAATTGGTTTCCGACTTGGAAAACCACCTCCCTGTGGTTTTCCAACTTGGAAAACCACACTGTTTCCGACTTGGAAAACCAGATCTGTGGTTTTCCAAGTCGGAAACAGTTTGGTTTCCGACATAGAAAACCACAGATCTGGTTTTCTATGTCGGAAACCATGTATTggggaaaaaattaaagaaaaagaaaaagggagaGGTGGCGGTGGTGtagcaaggaagaagatgaaggcaGAGCTGTACAGATAGACGGAAATGGAGTGAGAGGCGTgagtggaaaatgacttcccctcaaaaaaaggggaagtcattttcctaaaaaaagagcttattttccattgacttttattttccttgtgttgccaaacattggaaacccggaaaatgatttccggaaatcattttccgggtttccaaacacacccttagttgacTTTGTTCATTTTCACTCATAAATTTCAGCTTTATTCTTGGAAAAGTAAGCAAACATAgcctctttatttatttatttattttgtaaatatacttaaatcaatttcttttctttgttaTGATTTAGAAACTACGGTGAAACAGATTGAAGACTCTTTTAAAGAGTTCACTGCGAGAGAGGATATTGCAATAGTTTTGATCAGCCAATATGTAAGCATTGCTTTATTTCCTGAATGTTATATTGACTTGGTTTAAGCTTACGTCCTTTTTCAGTATCTGCCTGCAAATCAAGCAGATAATAGGCACAATGTCTTGTATATTGCATAGATAAATGACTGTTCATGGATGAATATCACAATTACTAAAGCATCTTTTGAGGAATTTTATAAATCTGAACACTGTATAATACATCggttcatcatcatcatcatctcattGTAATTACCACCACTCCACTAGGAATGTTTACGGGCTAACAGTTTAGCCCCTTTAATGCTTTACAATCATTTGTTCTTTAGACTAAGCTATAATCATTTCcactgcacttcaatgttcaGGTTGCGAACATGATAAGGTTTTTAGTCGATGGTTATAACAAGCCGATACCAGCCATCTTGGAGATTCCTTCAAAGGACCATCCCTACGATCCCGCACAGGATTCTATTCTTTCACGAGTGAAGTACCTCTTCGCCACCGAATCTGTGGCATCTGGACGACGCTGAACTTGATGATTCTTGTTTCTAAACCGCCCTTTTAGACTCTACTCATCTGCACCTgcatttatttaaattcatttttgagTAATAATTCCTTGTGCTGGTTGTTACTATATCAATATGTTTTGCCAGCAAACTGAAAATTTGTAGCATGGAGATCAGAGTGCCTAGGTCACCTGCTTGACATTTTCCTTGTGGTTTACACTCACAGGCTGCAATAAAATGATTTATGCCCCAGAAAGGGTAGAGAACATCGATCTTTGAGCTTCTTAGTTCTTATCATTTGTACTGCTTACATTTCAACTTCTCCAAATTGTTCAATCTTTCAACCCATCAGAAGCACCCATTTTTAACATATTtcttttgaaacaataaaataaagttatattGTGTGCACAACACTTTGAGCCCAACAGGTGCATGCTCAATTGCTATACCATGACCAGGTTCATACAAAAAATAATCTTCAGATGTATGCTGAGACATTTTGTATCTATAGTTAAttgtttctgtacatgtaaaggTGCGGAAACTGTCaattgtaggtacaaaatgtgtcaattacagATACAGAATTTGAAGATTATTCTTGGATCAGGGTTTACAAATTACAGTACATGTGTTCACTTTTAATCTGctgattttttcaaataaatgaataGAGATTTTTCTTTATAAAGAAGCCAAAAAATAGGAGAAAATGGCTACGGATAATTAAAACTATAAAACAGTGTATGTGACAATGTAGTGCAGAGTAGTTGCCTCGGGTCTTCCCTTTGTCGATCTTCTTTTAGTTGCCTCGGGTCTTCCCTTTGTCgatcttctttttctttataagaTTAGAcaccaaatttaattaatttgatgtaAATTTTTTTAGGCAAAAAGAggccgtctcaccatgagactggtcgggtcgggtcggatcaagatgcaaatgtaacacttatatacacaaatgtcatacttatatgctcaaatgtaatactaattagaaataaaaattttgttacttataagagtaaatgtaatacttttaatggaaaatacaatacttttacactttgatttaaaagtattatatttttttctcaaaagtattatatttacccttataagtaaaaggcacttgtcaacattacttattataaaaaatgtattactttttctcttataagtaacaaaaattgtattcttgattagtgttatatttgagcatataagtatgatatttgcacatataagtatggcatttgaatggtgatttaacccgacccgacccgtctcacgaataaagatccgtgagacggtcttacacaagtgtgacccttttttTTAGGGGTTTTAATATCATAGACAGGAGTGTTAAAGTGAGCCGAAGCATGCGGACTAGCACTAAATCGTCTCTCGGTGAGTAATTGTAATGTGAActatgatccacaatataatttggtaTTCTTTATACGGTGTATTGGAAAATTGTCGAGTTTTAGTAAAGTAGATTAAGTGATTATAGAAGTTTTTTATATCATATTATTGTTGACTAATTATATTGTGAAaagttttttattatttgtatgttGTATgataacaattttatattttttaacattttaattttaatgttttgacatgacatttttaaaattaatgatcaaatttaacacttttttttttaatctactATACTTACTATTAGAAAAGcccaatttcaaaaaataatttgaacgCCAAAGGCtctgtggtcaagcggcatgaagtgattctctcaagtgggaggtcatgggttcgagcctcagtgggagcaatgttgactttgttgggcttcaataggttgagaaagtatatggacagatactacatgtaacagggttaacagtatttcaaaaaaaaaaaaaaagaaaatcagaGAAACATGGCGGCTTCATTCATCTTCCACAGAACAACCTAGCACTGTCACTAAACAACTGTGCCCTAATTCTTCCAGCTTAAAATAATGGCGCTCTTCAAAGCTCGAACGGCTTCGTCCTCGATTTGTCAATTCCTCGCTCGTTCTTTCTCCAGTATATGCTCTCAATCCACCTTTTCATacaatttttccatttttataactcaggatttcatatttttaatttatttttacagATGCGGCTCCGGCGTCTTCGACGCTCTCATCGTCGGGGATGGTGAACCCGACGTTCACTCTCGATGTCAGCTCCCGAGTAGGGTCATCCATGCCGCTGAAGATGATGCGGATCGGGACTCTGATTCACAACCTCGAGATGCGGCCCGGTCAAGGCCCGAAACTAGTCCGGGGATGGGGCACCGTAGCTAAGATCATGACCGAGCCGAGCTCTTCGTCCAGGTACTGCGAGATCAAGCTCCCCTCCGGCGTGAAGAAGTTGATCGATGTTCGGTGTTGGGCCACTATCGGACAGGCGCCGAACGCTGAGCACGGTTCGAAGAAACTGTATAAGGCTGGGCAGAATCGGTGGCGCGGGATTAGGCCAAAAGTTCGTGGTGTGGCGATGAACCCTGTTGATCATCCGCACGGTGGTGGGGAAGGGAAGAGCAAGAGTAGTGGTAGCCATGGGAAGGGCTCTCGTACCCCATGGGGTAAGCCCACTAAGTGTGGCTACAAAACTGGGCCACTTAAGAGGAAGAAGTGATTCAAATTACTTCAAGGTTAGatcgtttttcaattctaaaagttTGCTAATTATAATGTTTTGAGCTCTTATTTGTTAGATCCTTCCATTAAAATGATATGGCTTGCAACATCATATTAAAATCCACAACCTTTTTAAAGAGTGTGGCTAGTCTCAGtgaaggcgatattgactctttgtgcttagtaagttgagaaagtagttatgaacagatacacTATTGtaattagggatgacaatgtGTCCCGTCCCCATTTTAAACGGGGACGGGAATGGAAAAAAATTTTGAGGACCGGGGACGGGAACGGAGAACTTTTTCAATTATCCCCCGAGAACGGGGACGACGATGGGGACACCCCTCCCCGTCCCGTCCctgaataattataattatatatatatatataattatattaattttttaaaattaaaatcgtagttcttaaaattaaaattacactaatttaatatGTTGACTAAGAATTGACCAGGACCGCCTAATTCCCCGCGGGGATGGAGATGGGGACTATTTTCCATTCCCCGCCGGGGACAGGGATGGGTCGAGAGTTTGGGTACAAGGACGGGGAATATACTTCCCGCCTCGTTGCCATCCTTAATTGTAACAgggtcagtagtactaaaaaaaaaaaatccacaccTGTTTCAA from Ipomoea triloba cultivar NCNSP0323 chromosome 7, ASM357664v1 encodes:
- the LOC116024954 gene encoding V-type proton ATPase subunit F-like; the encoded protein is MANRPQIRTNNSALIAMIGDEDTITGFLMAGVGNVDLRRKTNYLIVDSKTTVKQIEDSFKEFTAREDIAIVLISQYVANMIRFLVDGYNKPIPAILEIPSKDHPYDPAQDSILSRVKYLFATESVASGRR
- the LOC116025755 gene encoding uncharacterized protein LOC116025755; this translates as MALFKARTASSSICQFLARSFSNAAPASSTLSSSGMVNPTFTLDVSSRVGSSMPLKMMRIGTLIHNLEMRPGQGPKLVRGWGTVAKIMTEPSSSSRYCEIKLPSGVKKLIDVRCWATIGQAPNAEHGSKKLYKAGQNRWRGIRPKVRGVAMNPVDHPHGGGEGKSKSSGSHGKGSRTPWGKPTKCGYKTGPLKRKK